The genomic interval GAGCTGGAGCGTCTGCTTGATTTCCTTGAAGAACACCTCGATGTCCCAGCGGCAGCGGTAGAGTTCGGCGACCGTCCACGCGCTCCACTCCAGATTGTTGGTCATGAAGACCATCTCGACATCCTGACCGTTGATTTCAACGAGGGCCGCGACGCGACGCAACTCGCGGGGGTACGCCTCTTTCGATTTGTCGAGCGCCATCTCGATCACCTCGTCACAAAGGATGCGTTTGTGTTCGGTGGTTTCGAGCGTGCGAACCACATTGTATTGCATATTGTCCTTCGCGCGGCCAACCCACCAGATGCCGCGCTCCGTCAGCTCATGGAGATGCCTGAACTTGGTGTAGGCCTTGTCGAACACGGCAATTTCGCCGGGTTCGAGCCCGGCGCACAGCTCCTGCGCCTTCGTGCTGTCATGGTGCTTCGCCGTATCGATGATGGCGCATTGCGGAAGGAAGCTTTGCAGGTTCAGGCGCAAGTGGCACTTGGCCGCGGCCTTGCGGCGGCGGTGTTTCGCCCAGTCGATGCAGTTGGCCACCAATTGGATCGTGGTCGAGTCGAGCGCGTGGATCGTCTTGTTGAAGCGGCGGAGGTATCCGCTGCGCACCTTGCGCTTCGCGAAGCCGGGCACCGTGTGCGTCAGGTGCTTCATCATGCCCCAGTAAAGCGCCTCGGCCATGTCCGCATTCCGGTTCGTGTTCGCGTGGCTCAGGCCGTTGCGCGACGGCGGCACCGCCGAACGAACCGTGGCGAGCGCCGAGGAGTTCATTTGGAGCGAGTCGCAGACGTCATTAAGCCCGAATGCATGCGAGAGGTGCGCGTACATCACCGAGACCACGTGGCTCCACGGCGTAAACGTCCTGCTTTGGGCGTCCACGCCATGCTCTTTCGCGAGCTTCGAGACCATGTGTCCCGGAATCATGTTGCACAGTTGTTTCAAGGTTGTATACCTATGTCCGGCTGGTTTGTGTTTTTGTCTCTGTTTTTTCATACCCTCCGAGTGGAGGATTTAGAGCTCACAAGCCAGCCTTTTCGTTTTAGAGCTATGGGATGACAATAATGTTGGAATTAAGGTTGGAACAAATTTTATTTCATCGCCTTATTGGACGGATTTTAATGGGCGCATTGAGTTTGAGTCCACTGCCGGAAATGTACATATGCCGTCATTTGAGATTTATACTATCGCCAATCAAAAAGAGTATGTAGCATCAATACCAGAACCATC from Verrucomicrobia bacterium S94 carries:
- a CDS encoding IS4 family transposase, which codes for MKKQRQKHKPAGHRYTTLKQLCNMIPGHMVSKLAKEHGVDAQSRTFTPWSHVVSVMYAHLSHAFGLNDVCDSLQMNSSALATVRSAVPPSRNGLSHANTNRNADMAEALYWGMMKHLTHTVPGFAKRKVRSGYLRRFNKTIHALDSTTIQLVANCIDWAKHRRRKAAAKCHLRLNLQSFLPQCAIIDTAKHHDSTKAQELCAGLEPGEIAVFDKAYTKFRHLHELTERGIWWVGRAKDNMQYNVVRTLETTEHKRILCDEVIEMALDKSKEAYPRELRRVAALVEINGQDVEMVFMTNNLEWSAWTVAELYRCRWDIEVFFKEIKQTLQLSDFLGHSANAVRWQVWMGLLVHLLMRSLACMHEWEHSFKRLFTVVRASLWRRWDLDALLKSYGTAKPPGRMCAAPEQAFLPGFG